A window of Armatimonadota bacterium contains these coding sequences:
- a CDS encoding ABC transporter permease, which translates to MANVAFPEATGRRLEESDRLVRARTPAQLAWRQLRKHRMALIGGIIVVLLYFVTIFGEFFAPYSLDFTDRSKFYHPPTPLRFVDDQGQFSLRPFVYGTHLADPATRRYETNADEKYYVRFFVRGEPYRLLFLIPTNIHFFGVDEPGRIFLMGTDQFGRDLLSRVLIGGRISMFLGVFVLMVSLPIGVIYGAISGYFGGRVDNVMMRIAEIVIAFPEFYLLLALAAVLPPQIPSTTRLVLIVVIISFVGWGGLARLVRGMVLSLRTQEYVLAARASGAGTAYILRRHVIPNTATLLIVVATLSIPGAMIAEAALSFFGLGIREPQASWGQLLNVANNLTTLTQSPWLLWPGAFIVVAVVGYNLLGDGLRDALDPRLRTS; encoded by the coding sequence ATGGCCAATGTAGCCTTCCCCGAGGCAACCGGTCGACGGCTGGAGGAATCTGACCGGCTGGTGAGGGCCCGTACACCCGCTCAGCTCGCGTGGCGGCAGCTGCGCAAGCACCGCATGGCGCTCATCGGCGGGATCATCGTCGTCCTCTTGTACTTCGTCACGATCTTCGGGGAGTTTTTCGCGCCCTACTCGCTGGATTTCACCGATCGGTCGAAGTTTTACCACCCACCCACGCCGCTGCGCTTCGTCGACGATCAGGGGCAGTTCTCCTTGCGCCCGTTCGTCTACGGAACGCACCTGGCGGACCCGGCCACGCGGCGCTACGAGACGAACGCCGACGAGAAGTACTACGTCCGGTTCTTCGTCCGTGGCGAGCCGTACAGGCTGCTGTTCTTGATCCCGACGAACATCCACTTCTTCGGTGTGGACGAGCCGGGACGGATCTTCCTGATGGGGACCGACCAGTTCGGTCGGGACCTGCTGTCGCGCGTGCTGATCGGCGGCCGGATCTCGATGTTCCTCGGAGTGTTCGTGCTGATGGTGAGCCTGCCGATCGGCGTCATCTACGGGGCGATCTCCGGCTATTTCGGCGGGCGCGTGGACAACGTCATGATGCGCATCGCCGAGATCGTGATCGCCTTCCCGGAGTTCTACCTGCTCCTGGCGCTGGCGGCGGTGCTGCCGCCGCAGATTCCCTCGACGACGCGACTCGTGCTCATCGTCGTGATCATTTCGTTCGTCGGTTGGGGTGGACTGGCGCGTTTGGTGCGCGGCATGGTGTTGTCCCTGCGCACCCAGGAGTACGTGCTGGCGGCGCGGGCCAGCGGAGCGGGGACCGCCTACATCCTGCGGCGGCACGTCATCCCCAACACCGCAACGCTGCTGATCGTCGTCGCGACGCTAAGCATCCCCGGGGCGATGATCGCGGAGGCCGCGCTGTCGTTCTTCGGCTTGGGTATCCGGGAACCACAGGCCTCATGGGGCCAACTCCTCAACGTGGCCAACAATCTGACGACCTTGACGCAGTCGCCGTGGCTGCTTTGGCCCGGCGCGTTCATCGTCGTGGCGGTGGTCGGGTACAACCTCCTCGGCGACGGGCTGCGGGACGCTTTGGACCCGCGTCTGCGGACGAGTTGA
- a CDS encoding helix-turn-helix domain-containing protein: MRRPRAETSQDVLTVEQVADYLQLNKMTVYKYIREGKLPASRIGKSYRVRKVDLAVFLEVSRVRPVRRPTAGVSPPRRTPRSQRPPETAQESRPMPAPTGGAQPPVGEVRRERPGPEEITGHPLERVLSGLH, translated from the coding sequence ATGCGGAGACCACGAGCAGAGACTTCACAGGACGTCCTGACCGTCGAGCAGGTGGCTGATTATCTGCAGCTCAACAAGATGACGGTCTACAAGTACATCCGGGAAGGGAAGTTGCCGGCCAGCCGCATCGGGAAGTCGTACCGGGTCCGCAAGGTCGATCTGGCGGTGTTCCTCGAGGTCTCCCGGGTTCGACCGGTCCGCCGCCCGACGGCGGGCGTCAGCCCGCCCCGCAGGACACCTCGGTCCCAGCGCCCTCCGGAGACTGCGCAAGAGTCCCGTCCGATGCCAGCGCCGACCGGGGGGGCGCAGCCGCCGGTGGGCGAGGTCCGCAGGGAGAGGCCGGGACCGGAGGAAATCACCGGGCACCCGCTGGAGCGCGTGCTGTCCGGGCTGCACTGA
- a CDS encoding ABC transporter permease, whose protein sequence is MLRHIVRRLLILFPMLLGITAVSFGVIQLAPGDFLDEMRLNPVVSAETVEQMRRNFGLDRPIHIQYLKWLSNVVRGDFGYSFSFHVPVAWLLGSRWLNTIILNITAFVFAWIVAIPLGIHAAVRQYSWSDNSLTFIALLGISTPTFFSGLLGLYLAFKTGWLPIGGMTSLGFEDLSPIGKVLDVAHHLILPTLILGFLSVAGLMRQMRGNLLEVLRQDYVKTARAKGLHNRVVLYKHAVRNAINPLITIFGFQLGALLSGSAILENVIGWPGIGQLIVEALFKKDLYVVMAALVVGSVTLVLGNLVADILLAAVDPRIRYD, encoded by the coding sequence TTGCTTCGTCACATCGTCCGCCGCCTGCTGATCCTGTTCCCGATGCTCTTGGGGATCACGGCCGTCTCTTTCGGGGTCATCCAGCTCGCGCCGGGAGACTTCCTGGACGAGATGCGCCTCAATCCGGTCGTCAGCGCGGAAACCGTGGAGCAGATGCGGCGGAACTTCGGGTTGGACCGGCCGATCCACATTCAGTATCTGAAGTGGCTGTCCAACGTCGTACGCGGGGACTTTGGCTATTCGTTTTCGTTCCACGTTCCTGTGGCCTGGCTGCTAGGTTCGCGGTGGCTCAACACGATCATCTTGAACATCACCGCGTTCGTGTTCGCCTGGATCGTGGCGATTCCGCTGGGCATCCACGCAGCGGTGCGCCAGTACTCGTGGAGCGACAACTCGCTCACGTTCATTGCGCTGCTGGGGATTTCGACTCCGACGTTTTTCTCGGGACTGTTGGGGCTGTATTTGGCCTTCAAGACCGGTTGGCTGCCGATCGGCGGAATGACGAGCTTGGGGTTCGAAGACCTGTCCCCGATCGGCAAGGTCCTCGACGTCGCTCACCACCTCATTCTGCCGACGCTCATCCTCGGGTTCCTCAGCGTGGCCGGCCTGATGCGGCAGATGCGCGGCAACCTGCTGGAGGTCCTCCGGCAAGACTACGTGAAGACGGCCCGGGCGAAAGGGCTGCACAACCGGGTGGTGTTGTACAAGCACGCGGTCCGCAACGCGATCAACCCGCTGATCACGATCTTCGGGTTCCAGCTGGGGGCGCTGCTGAGCGGGTCGGCGATCCTCGAGAACGTGATCGGCTGGCCGGGCATCGGCCAGCTCATCGTCGAAGCCCTGTTCAAGAAGGACCTGTACGTCGTCATGGCGGCGCTCGTGGTCGGGTCCGTCACCCTGGTGCTCGGCAACCTCGTGGCGGACATCTTGCTGGCGGCAGTGGATCCGAGGATCCGGTATGACTGA
- a CDS encoding ABC transporter substrate-binding protein, translating into MRRAWLTVLVVVVVLALLAPSFAAPTQQQRRFTLPDIPNPKVDTHATGEGARYGGVFVTSQISDPRTFNYIVAQETSSTVPLSLVFSGLVDQDFVTGEIEPDLAESWTLSPDRRTWTFRLRRGVKWHDGRPFTAADVDFTFKAIFTEGVQTSYRDTLTYEGQPLRWRVVDEFTVQFITPKPVGIFLRQIGVPILPRHKLEAALARGGAEFNRTWSVATPPREIVGTGPFVMQRYTPGQRIEYVRWSGYYKVDQRGNRLPYLTRRVILIVPNLDAARLRFLAGETDIYAARPREFAEFKAREREGNYTIYDGPETFTSEFVALNMNPRGIQPPKVTWFQDVRFRRALNHAIDRNAIAQQVYAGRATPAWGPVSSGHPLYYNPRLAQYPYDINRAQQLLAEAGYRREGTGPLRDPQGNTVAFVLATNSENTDRVAIGNIVRQDWQRLGVQVTFAPEAFNSLVGKLVGSFNWDAIIIGLTGGIEPGTGRNVWLCSGSLHLWWPRQERCATPWEQEIDRLFEQIAEETDQARRRQLYFRWQELVAQNVPLMYFTYPKTQPAVRNTLGNIKIGLQGAVSPSEILFYRAPVRR; encoded by the coding sequence ATGAGGCGAGCATGGTTGACAGTACTGGTGGTGGTCGTCGTTCTGGCACTGCTGGCGCCGAGTTTTGCCGCCCCGACGCAGCAGCAGCGGCGGTTCACGCTTCCGGACATTCCGAACCCGAAAGTCGACACCCACGCGACGGGCGAGGGGGCGCGGTACGGCGGGGTGTTCGTCACCTCGCAGATCTCCGATCCGCGAACCTTCAACTATATTGTCGCGCAGGAGACGTCTTCGACCGTTCCCCTGAGTCTGGTGTTCAGCGGTCTGGTCGATCAGGACTTCGTGACGGGCGAGATCGAGCCGGATCTGGCAGAGTCGTGGACGCTGAGTCCCGACCGGCGCACGTGGACGTTCCGACTGCGCCGGGGCGTCAAGTGGCACGACGGCCGGCCGTTTACGGCCGCCGACGTGGACTTCACGTTCAAGGCGATCTTCACAGAGGGGGTCCAGACCAGCTACCGGGACACCCTCACCTATGAGGGCCAACCCCTGCGCTGGAGGGTAGTGGACGAGTTCACCGTGCAGTTCATCACGCCCAAGCCCGTGGGCATCTTCCTGCGTCAGATCGGGGTGCCCATTCTGCCGCGGCACAAGCTCGAGGCGGCGCTGGCACGGGGCGGCGCGGAGTTCAACCGTACGTGGAGCGTAGCCACGCCGCCACGGGAGATCGTGGGCACCGGCCCGTTCGTGATGCAGCGCTACACGCCGGGGCAGCGGATCGAGTACGTGCGGTGGTCCGGCTACTACAAGGTGGACCAGCGCGGCAACCGGCTGCCGTACCTGACGCGTCGGGTCATCCTCATCGTACCGAATCTGGATGCCGCCCGGTTGCGCTTCCTGGCAGGAGAGACCGACATCTACGCGGCGCGTCCGCGCGAGTTTGCCGAGTTCAAGGCCCGCGAACGGGAGGGGAACTACACGATCTACGACGGACCGGAGACGTTCACGTCCGAGTTCGTGGCGTTGAACATGAACCCGCGGGGGATTCAGCCGCCCAAGGTGACCTGGTTCCAGGACGTCCGGTTCCGGCGGGCGCTCAACCACGCGATCGACCGCAACGCGATCGCCCAGCAGGTCTACGCAGGCCGGGCCACTCCGGCGTGGGGACCCGTGAGCAGCGGCCACCCCCTGTACTACAACCCGCGGCTGGCACAGTACCCGTACGACATCAACCGGGCCCAGCAGCTGCTGGCCGAAGCCGGCTACCGCCGCGAGGGCACCGGCCCGCTGCGGGACCCACAGGGCAACACGGTGGCGTTCGTGCTGGCGACGAACTCGGAGAACACCGACCGTGTGGCCATCGGTAACATCGTGCGGCAGGACTGGCAGCGTCTGGGGGTGCAGGTCACTTTCGCTCCGGAGGCCTTCAACTCCCTCGTCGGCAAGCTGGTGGGCTCCTTCAACTGGGATGCGATCATCATCGGATTGACCGGCGGTATCGAGCCCGGCACGGGCCGCAACGTATGGCTGTGCAGCGGATCGCTCCACCTGTGGTGGCCGCGCCAGGAGAGGTGCGCCACACCGTGGGAGCAGGAAATCGATCGTCTGTTCGAGCAGATCGCCGAGGAGACCGACCAGGCCCGCCGCCGGCAGCTGTACTTCCGCTGGCAGGAACTGGTGGCGCAGAACGTGCCGCTGATGTACTTTACGTACCCGAAGACGCAGCCCGCGGTGCGGAACACGCTGGGCAACATCAAGATCGGGCTGCAGGGTGCCGTCAGTCCGTCGGAGATCCTCTTCTACAGGGCGCCCGTACGCCGGTAG